The Vespula pensylvanica isolate Volc-1 chromosome 20, ASM1446617v1, whole genome shotgun sequence DNA window agaagaatttattatcttcatgAAATTGCTTGGGCATATGTCTCGTCCAGAATACTATAAGGcaaatcttttcaaaaattttataggACCAGTAggtttagaaataatatcaaagttaTCATTTGACCACCCAAATGATAAAGATAATttggatataataataaaaaaaatagatgaatATCATAATCCTCCacgaaaggaaatagaaagacgatatcaattttttaatagctCTATGAAAAGCAAtgaaacaatagaaaattatatccaAAGTTTAAAggtatattagatataataatattttacattagtTATTATATAACCAGTTAATGAAcatttatacaattaatattaattctatttttataggagaaagcaaaagaatgtaaatttgataatttggaagaaagtttaataataGATGTTGTCATTCTTCATGCTAAGGATAAAGAATTAcgcaaaaaatatttgcaagaaaataatcttaattgtgaaaaaattatagaaatttataaaaaccaTAGAATTGCAACATTAGAAAGTAGTTCTACTACAAATTCTACAGCTTTacctaaacaaaaaaataaaccaaTTCCAGTTTCTAAAGAAACAGAATCTTCTAATGTTTCACAAAAGAAATCTTGTTGGAGATGTAAAAGTACACATGAAGTAAGACAATGTCCAGCTTGGAATTACAAGTGTAAAAATTGTGGTGAACTGCatcattttgaaatatcttGTCGAAATGTTGCATCAAGCCAGAATAAACCGTGCTATAAAAATATGGTGAGTTATCTCTTTTAACACAAACATACAaagattatattatgttataaattctatttcaatatatattttggtaTTATAAACggttttaatttgttatttcagaataatcttaataaaaatggaaaaccAGGGAAccataataaaacattaaacaatctgttaaaataatattctatatctttataaGATAAAGTATTTCAATATGCAGTAAtctttataacaaattttgcaattatataattatttttcaatatatatagtattttaatataagtattttatataatgttttaatacATAGAATgtattatagttttattattttatgtaacagataaatatataatgaagataattttaaaataattgtaaatgaaTATTGTATTCTATGTTGGGTTAttgtatatttgaataaatatgataaaaggaataggttatataaaaaatgttttttacaatcaatatacaataattattgatatattatgcATTGTTGCAGACATTAAacaaataacattttaatcaaatataatataaagtaattttaatattggtCCCTAAATAAAAGTACTCTTTGATAAAGAGCACTATTAAAATCAAATGGCACTATCtacatttgtattaatatGTTAAACACATTAAATGATGTCTCTATAACAActtgaatgaaataaacattttcaaatttgGATAACTGTTTgtctttcataaatttttcatttcttatttatatctgtTGTCTTTTATATCTTAAAGACTGTAGTATAggataattaaacaatataacacattttttatttatgatataatctataaatttaaataaataaagcaataATTGTCTTTGGTATGAAACCTAATAGATGAGTGTAGAAACGTGTAACTTAT harbors:
- the LOC122636083 gene encoding uncharacterized protein LOC122636083: MENHIRPPQPLSNNSPKTWLLWKEEFIIFMKLLGHMSRPEYYKANLFKNFIGPVGLEIISKLSFDHPNDKDNLDIIIKKIDEYHNPPRKEIERRYQFFNSSMKSNETIENYIQSLKEKAKECKFDNLEESLIIDVVILHAKDKELRKKYLQENNLNCEKIIEIYKNHRIATLESSSTTNSTALPKQKNKPIPVSKETESSNVSQKKSCWRCKSTHEVRQCPAWNYKCKNCGELHHFEISCRNVASSQNKPCYKNMNNLNKNGKPGNHNKTLNNLLK